A stretch of Bos indicus x Bos taurus breed Angus x Brahman F1 hybrid chromosome 17, Bos_hybrid_MaternalHap_v2.0, whole genome shotgun sequence DNA encodes these proteins:
- the CLDN5 gene encoding claudin-5 produces the protein MGSAALEILGLVLCLVGWVGLILACGLPMWQVTAFLDHNIVTAQTTWKGLWMSCVVQSTGHMQCKVYDSVLALSPEVQAARALTVGAVLLALVALFVTLAGAQCTTCVAPGPAKARVALTGGALYALCGLLALVPLCWFANIVVREFYDPTVPMSQKYELGAALYIGWAASALLMCGGGLVCCGAWVCTGRPDFSFPVKYSASRRPTATGDYDKKNYV, from the coding sequence ATGGGGTCGGCGGCGCTGGAGATTCTCGGCTTGGTGCTGTGCCTGGTGGGCTGGGTGGGCCTGATTCTGGCGTGCGGGCTCCCCATGTGGCAGGTGACGGCCTTCCTGGACCACAACATCGTGACGGCGCAGACCACCTGGAAGGGGCTGTGGATGTCGTGCGTGGTGCAGAGCACAGGGCACATGCAGTGCAAGGTGTACGACTCCGTGCTGGCGCTGAGCCCCGAGGTGCAGGCGGCGCGGGCCCTCACCGTGGGCGCCGTGCTGCTGGCGCTCGTCGCGCTGTTCGTGACCCTGGCAGGCGCCCAGTGCACCACCTGCGTGGCCCCCGGCCCGGCCAAGGCGCGCGTGGCGCTCACGGGCGGCGCGCTCTACGCGCTCTGCGGGCTGCTGGCGCTGGTGCCGCTCTGCTGGTTCGCCAACATCGTGGTCCGCGAGTTCTACGACCCGACCGTGCCCATGTCTCAGAAGTACGAGCTGGGAGCCGCGCTCTACATTGGCTGGGCCGCCTCGGCGCTGCTCATGTGCGGCGGCGGCCTCGTGTGCTGCGGCGCCTGGGTCTGCACAGGCCGCCCGGATTTCAGCTTCCCGGTGAAGTACTCGGCGTCGCGGCGGCCGACGGCCACCGGCGACTATGACAAGAAGAACTACGTCTGA